In a genomic window of Candidatus Poribacteria bacterium:
- a CDS encoding SDR family NAD(P)-dependent oxidoreductase, whose product MVPPTHPNQADIGTLDGKVAVVTGGSKGIGKAITFGLAAAGAKVVLAARTPETLEQAAAELRVGGVSNPDSVLAVPTDVTDAAAVQGLVEKTLDVYQRLDILINNAGIGRFGTVADFMPSDWDAVIDSNLKAIYLCTKSALSPMLAQGGGQIINVLSIAAKVPFEASGAYCAAKAGALAFTKVLASEVRQQNIRVTAVLPGSVHTPFWDEIPQHPDFEQMLKPEHVADTVVSVCQQPSGMVTEEIVVMPPLGIL is encoded by the coding sequence ATGGTTCCACCTACCCATCCGAATCAAGCGGATATAGGCACACTTGATGGGAAAGTTGCAGTGGTTACCGGAGGATCAAAAGGGATTGGTAAAGCGATCACCTTTGGTTTGGCTGCAGCTGGTGCGAAAGTTGTGCTTGCTGCCCGAACACCTGAAACCCTTGAACAGGCCGCAGCGGAGCTGAGAGTAGGAGGGGTTTCTAACCCCGATTCCGTACTCGCTGTGCCAACGGATGTAACCGACGCAGCGGCGGTGCAAGGGCTTGTCGAAAAAACGCTGGATGTTTACCAACGCTTAGATATTCTCATTAACAATGCCGGGATTGGTCGTTTTGGGACGGTCGCCGATTTCATGCCAAGTGATTGGGATGCAGTAATTGACTCTAATTTAAAGGCGATTTATCTTTGCACAAAATCCGCGCTTTCACCTATGTTGGCACAAGGTGGTGGGCAGATTATTAATGTGCTTTCAATCGCTGCAAAAGTTCCGTTTGAGGCATCAGGCGCGTATTGTGCCGCGAAGGCAGGGGCGTTAGCATTCACAAAAGTTTTAGCCAGCGAGGTTCGCCAGCAGAATATTCGGGTGACTGCGGTGCTGCCGGGGTCGGTGCATACGCCATTTTGGGATGAGATTCCGCAGCATCCAGACTTTGAACAGATGCTTAAGCCAGAGCATGTAGCGGATACGGTTGTCTCGGTTTGCCAACAACCGTCGGGTATGGTAACTGAGGAAATTGTTGTGATGCCACCATTAGGGATACTCTAA
- a CDS encoding hemolysin family protein, with translation MKVLLLSLFLIGASGTAQIAVLSSFAVAVLICLVLSAFYSGSETALVSVNKIRLNQLVESDDAKASIIHRLVESPQRMLALTLVGTNLANVLIAQLGEGLVARGLPNLAVSLQGLIATAGITALLLIFGEILPKTIFRVKADILALRYAYPLKISEVIFAPLIYLVQNLTQFLIKLIDRSARSQSPDAQREELWILAIIGERSGNLLTDQRRMIHSLLNLQDRTVAQVMVPLVDIVAIEKNTKCEDFLQIAADSGFSRIPVYEEHIYNIIGIINLLDVIYDDVASDTSDNNSSSSGKDKERTTTNQPKREDTQPETVEPFIRTALHFVPESKNINALLKEIQDTRHTMVFAVDEYGGTVGLVTVEDLVEEIVGEFADERDEPDFIRLITPKILECDGRTEVNLLKEHYRLQIPEGDYETVAGYILERTGTIPEVGTNLKLHDSVITVIDADERAIRKIRISRKVGNFTF, from the coding sequence TTGAAAGTTCTCTTATTATCTCTCTTTTTAATTGGTGCCAGTGGCACAGCACAAATCGCGGTGCTCAGTTCATTCGCTGTTGCAGTGCTCATCTGCCTCGTTTTATCGGCTTTCTACTCCGGCTCGGAGACGGCTCTCGTATCTGTTAATAAAATCCGACTTAATCAACTCGTTGAATCCGATGATGCCAAAGCAAGCATTATTCACCGCTTAGTTGAATCCCCGCAGCGGATGCTCGCACTCACTTTAGTTGGAACGAATCTTGCAAATGTGCTTATTGCACAACTTGGCGAAGGACTCGTTGCACGTGGGCTTCCGAACCTCGCAGTAAGTTTACAAGGATTAATCGCTACTGCTGGTATAACGGCACTGCTCCTAATTTTTGGAGAAATTTTACCGAAAACCATCTTTCGCGTTAAAGCCGATATCTTAGCACTGCGTTATGCCTACCCCTTAAAAATCTCTGAGGTGATTTTCGCACCTCTCATCTATCTCGTTCAAAATCTTACACAATTTCTCATCAAACTCATAGACAGAAGTGCTCGCAGTCAAAGTCCCGATGCTCAACGTGAAGAATTATGGATTCTTGCCATTATCGGTGAGCGTTCAGGGAACTTACTTACAGACCAACGTAGGATGATTCATAGCCTGCTCAACCTTCAAGACCGAACGGTTGCCCAAGTCATGGTGCCCCTTGTTGACATCGTTGCCATTGAAAAAAACACAAAATGCGAAGATTTTTTGCAAATCGCCGCTGACTCCGGCTTTTCGAGAATCCCAGTCTACGAAGAACACATCTATAACATTATTGGGATCATTAACCTCTTAGATGTTATTTACGATGATGTCGCATCAGATACCTCTGACAACAACTCAAGTTCCTCGGGAAAAGACAAAGAACGGACTACGACGAATCAACCCAAAAGAGAAGATACCCAACCTGAAACAGTGGAACCTTTTATCCGCACAGCCTTGCACTTTGTTCCCGAATCAAAAAATATCAATGCCCTCCTCAAAGAGATCCAAGACACACGACACACCATGGTATTCGCTGTGGATGAATATGGCGGCACCGTTGGACTTGTTACCGTTGAAGATCTTGTTGAAGAAATCGTTGGTGAATTCGCCGACGAACGTGATGAACCCGACTTCATTCGACTCATCACCCCCAAAATCCTCGAATGCGACGGCAGAACCGAAGTCAACCTGCTCAAAGAACACTACCGACTCCAAATTCCTGAAGGCGACTACGAAACAGTCGCTGGCTATATCTTAGAACGAACCGGGACTATCCCAGAAGTCGGAACAAACCTCAAACTCCATGACTCAGTCATTACAGTTATAGATGCCGATGAACGTGCTATCCGCAAAATTCGCATCTCACGGAAGGTTGGAAACTTTACCTTTTGA
- a CDS encoding hemolysin family protein: MEVVPLLPYLISLTGLLALSGFFSGSETALCVLTQVQIERFRFEKGRTSAIVNFVDNPPRLFITVLLGNNLVNVSFAILMLWLIKKQVLPDSTEVLQFAVATVLSVVLMLIFGEMAPKTYAIKHPETFAKITAPPLWIFSICITPLRVLLRRIIDFLVPIFTGQTPDTEDLTATDFKEIVNAYHEEALPEDERAIVSNILELRDIEAREIMVPRTEVVAVPTSNTIQETLKQAKDSGFSRIPVYRDQIDNICGIFYVKDFPLWRHASVNSRTLDTFLEERDTIPNAPSNAPLIRDPILVLETRKIGVLLLQLTDEKTKTAILLDEYGGVSGIVTTEDIVEQVVGDIIDEHDRGESLPDFVKHSTDPLLLEVSGRMSIRELNHQFNELKLSEDDADTVGGYAFGLFGRIPSVGESYTDENGIKFEITATEGNVITSLFIKLPVTPKVET, from the coding sequence ATGGAAGTTGTTCCACTACTCCCTTATCTGATCAGCTTGACAGGATTGCTTGCTTTGTCCGGTTTCTTTTCGGGATCCGAGACTGCTTTGTGCGTACTTACCCAAGTGCAAATTGAGCGTTTCCGTTTTGAAAAGGGCAGAACGTCTGCTATTGTCAACTTTGTTGACAACCCTCCGAGATTATTTATTACTGTCCTACTTGGTAATAACCTTGTAAACGTCTCGTTTGCAATCCTCATGCTATGGCTTATTAAGAAGCAAGTCTTGCCCGATAGTACGGAAGTGCTCCAATTTGCTGTAGCCACAGTCCTTAGTGTTGTTCTTATGCTCATCTTTGGTGAGATGGCACCAAAGACTTACGCTATTAAGCACCCTGAGACCTTTGCCAAAATAACAGCCCCACCTCTGTGGATATTTTCGATCTGCATTACGCCGCTACGAGTGTTACTGCGCCGCATCATTGACTTCCTCGTTCCCATATTTACTGGACAGACACCTGATACCGAAGACCTTACCGCTACAGATTTCAAAGAGATTGTCAATGCATACCACGAAGAAGCACTTCCCGAAGATGAACGGGCAATTGTGAGCAATATTCTTGAATTGCGCGACATTGAAGCAAGAGAGATTATGGTACCGCGGACTGAAGTCGTCGCAGTTCCTACATCTAATACGATTCAAGAAACTCTAAAACAGGCAAAGGACTCAGGGTTTTCACGCATTCCAGTCTATCGGGACCAGATTGATAATATCTGCGGAATCTTCTACGTCAAAGACTTTCCGCTGTGGCGGCACGCCTCAGTGAATTCACGCACACTTGACACTTTTCTTGAAGAACGAGATACAATTCCTAACGCCCCTTCTAACGCGCCGCTTATTCGTGACCCCATTCTGGTGCTTGAAACCCGTAAAATCGGTGTGTTACTGCTGCAACTTACCGACGAAAAAACAAAAACGGCGATTCTCTTAGATGAATATGGTGGCGTTTCGGGTATCGTTACAACTGAAGACATCGTTGAACAAGTCGTCGGCGACATCATCGACGAACATGATAGAGGCGAATCTTTACCTGATTTCGTTAAACACTCTACAGACCCATTGTTACTCGAAGTGTCCGGCAGGATGAGTATCCGAGAACTCAACCATCAATTCAACGAACTCAAATTGAGTGAAGACGACGCTGACACTGTCGGTGGGTACGCTTTTGGACTCTTCGGTAGAATCCCTTCAGTCGGGGAATCATACACTGACGAAAACGGCATCAAATTTGAAATAACCGCCACAGAGGGCAATGTCATCACAAGCCTATTTATCAAGCTGCCAGTTACGCCGAAAGTGGAGACGTAA
- the eda gene encoding bifunctional 4-hydroxy-2-oxoglutarate aldolase/2-dehydro-3-deoxy-phosphogluconate aldolase, translating to MTKLEQMRRIEASGIVAIIRANSANELIDAAAAIHAGGVDVIEVTMTTPNALQVISDVSSTYGDAILVGAGSVLDAETARAVMLAGAEFIVSPVTKADVIEICNRYGKVVIPGAFTPTEILMAWEAGADYVKVFPSSGVGASYIKDVKAPLPHIPLVPTGGINIENAGEFIRAGATALGVGSALVNNQLIAAREFESLTERAKRLCAEVQRARF from the coding sequence ATGACAAAGTTAGAACAGATGCGGCGGATCGAAGCCAGTGGTATCGTCGCTATAATTCGTGCGAATAGTGCAAATGAGTTAATTGATGCTGCCGCGGCAATTCACGCTGGTGGTGTTGACGTGATTGAAGTGACAATGACAACCCCGAATGCGCTGCAAGTAATTAGTGATGTATCATCAACGTATGGAGATGCCATTCTCGTTGGTGCCGGGTCGGTCTTAGACGCGGAGACGGCTCGCGCTGTAATGTTGGCGGGGGCAGAGTTCATTGTCAGTCCCGTTACCAAGGCAGATGTCATTGAGATCTGTAATCGCTACGGCAAAGTCGTTATTCCAGGTGCTTTTACGCCAACAGAGATTTTGATGGCGTGGGAAGCCGGTGCGGATTATGTCAAGGTGTTTCCATCAAGTGGGGTTGGTGCCTCATATATAAAAGATGTAAAAGCCCCGCTCCCTCATATTCCTCTTGTGCCGACAGGTGGTATCAATATTGAAAATGCTGGCGAATTTATCAGGGCTGGTGCCACAGCATTGGGGGTTGGTAGTGCCTTGGTTAATAATCAACTCATTGCAGCAAGGGAGTTTGAATCCCTTACTGAACGGGCTAAGAGACTGTGTGCCGAGGTGCAACGCGCTCGATTTTAG